The stretch of DNA ACCCGGTGTATATTTCAGACTGGTATCGGGGGGGCGAACCCGCCGAAGGCGTAGTGGACCGGCTGCTCGAAAAAATGGCGGCTACCGGGGCTAACGGCGTGAAAATCAAACTCGGCGGGCGCATGGTGAATACGCCCGAAGACGACGCCCGAACCCGTATGTATGTGCCGCTGGTTCGGAAAAAGTTAGGCGATAAAGCCATTATTTATGCCGATGGAAATGGGTCGTTTACCCCGAAAGAAGGCATCGAAACCGGTAAGTTTCTGGAAAACTACGGCGTAGCGATTTTTGAAGAACCCTGCAATTTTGAGGATGAAGAGGGGATGCGGCAGGTGAATCAGGCTCTGACCAAAATCAAACTGGCCGGGGGCGAACAGGACAGCAGCCTGTACCGCTTCGAGCGGATGGCCCGCACCAGCGTGTATGACCTCTACCAGCCCGATCTGTATTACAACGGCGGCATTTTACGGGCGTTACAGGTAGCCGAAATCGTGCGAAAATACGGCAAGCTGATAGCTCCGCACACGCCCAAAGCCGACCCGCTCATTGCACCTTTCTGGCAGTTTGCGGCACTGGCTCCGAACCTGTACGGCCTTCAGGAGTTTGTTTACAATCCCAGCGAAAAACCGGCGTCATGGTTTACGCCCAACATGCGCGTTCAGAACGGCAACATGCCCATTCCAGCCACGCCGGGGCTGGGTATCGAGTACGATGAGGGAATCTGGAAACAGGCCGAGAAAATCGTGTGATATAACATGCCTGTTCCTACTTTAATTTCTGCCTGAACAGGTCGATAAGTGGCTGATTACCCTCGCTGGCGACGGGCAACCGACCGTAGCCGGGGTAGATACCGAAACTGTCTTCGTGATAGGCATGATATGTAAAGTGCAGATTATTCGGTCTGGCAATGTCCAGTACGTCGCTGACCCATTGCACTCCGCCTTTGTTGTTGTCGAAACAAGGATCGCCCACGCCAAACTCACCCATAAACAGCGGCACGTTATTGCGCTT from Spirosoma montaniterrae encodes:
- a CDS encoding mandelate racemase/muconate lactonizing enzyme family protein; this translates as MNRLEFLKTASAAALLVSGAPPTDAQAGTTAPNDALPTWPLPDLKKAITSPVKIRSVELMKTQNRLLLMVTAEDGTRGITQCNDRMPNLTSLLKGLVLPHFVGQDARDLPQLVDNAYRLNSNYKYAGMPLWNCIGSVEIATWDLLGRLAQKPVYALLGKPVRQEYPVYISDWYRGGEPAEGVVDRLLEKMAATGANGVKIKLGGRMVNTPEDDARTRMYVPLVRKKLGDKAIIYADGNGSFTPKEGIETGKFLENYGVAIFEEPCNFEDEEGMRQVNQALTKIKLAGGEQDSSLYRFERMARTSVYDLYQPDLYYNGGILRALQVAEIVRKYGKLIAPHTPKADPLIAPFWQFAALAPNLYGLQEFVYNPSEKPASWFTPNMRVQNGNMPIPATPGLGIEYDEGIWKQAEKIV